The Flavobacterium marginilacus genome window below encodes:
- the leuD gene encoding 3-isopropylmalate dehydratase small subunit, with protein MAYDKFNILTSSAVPLPIENVDTDQIIPARFLKATKREGFGDNLFRDWRYNGDDTPKADFVLNDSTYSGKILVGGKNFGSGSSREHAAWAVYDYGFRAVVSSFFADIFKGNCLNIGVLPVQVSPEFAETIFKAIEADPKTELEINLPAQTITLLSTGEKESFNINGYKKNNMINGFDDIDYLQNIKEDIVAFADKLPY; from the coding sequence ATGGCATACGATAAATTTAATATCCTTACCAGTAGTGCAGTGCCACTACCGATAGAAAACGTAGATACAGATCAAATCATCCCAGCCCGTTTCCTGAAAGCTACAAAGCGTGAAGGTTTTGGAGACAACCTTTTCCGTGACTGGAGATACAATGGAGACGATACTCCGAAAGCAGATTTCGTTTTAAACGATTCAACTTACTCAGGAAAAATCTTGGTTGGAGGAAAAAATTTTGGTTCAGGTTCCTCTCGTGAGCACGCTGCATGGGCAGTTTACGATTACGGATTCCGTGCTGTTGTTTCTTCATTCTTTGCAGATATTTTCAAAGGAAACTGTCTGAACATTGGTGTTTTGCCAGTACAGGTAAGCCCTGAATTTGCTGAGACAATTTTCAAAGCAATCGAAGCTGATCCAAAAACAGAATTGGAAATTAACTTACCAGCACAGACTATTACTTTATTAAGTACTGGCGAAAAAGAATCTTTCAATATCAACGGATACAAAAAGAACAATATGATCAACGGATTTGATGATATTGATTATTTACAGAATATTAAAGAAGATATTGTAGCTTTTGCTGACAAACTTCCTTACTAA
- the leuC gene encoding 3-isopropylmalate dehydratase large subunit gives MSKTLFDKVWDSHVVRKIEDGPDVFFIDRHFIHEVTSPVAFLGLKSRNVKVLYPERTFATADHNTPTINQHLPVADALSANQLQALEDNSAEYGISHWGLGHQKNGIVHVVGPENGITLPGATIVCGDSHTSTHGAFGAIAFGIGTSEVEMVLSTQCIMQPKPKKMRINVNGKLSKGVGPKDVALYIIAQLTTSGGTGYFAEYAGNVFEEMTMEGRMTVCNLSIEMGARGGMIAPDQTTFDFLEGRLYAPKGEAWTKAVEYWKTLKTDADAIFDAELNIKAEDIEPMITYGTNPGMGIGITKHIPNANQVEGGEETYKKSLAYMGFQEDDVMIGKQIDYVFLGSCTNGRIEDFRAFAEIVKGRKKADNVTAWLVPGSHVVEAQIKEEGILDILTDAGFVLRQPGCSACLAMNDDKVPAGKYAVSTSNRNFEGRQGPGSRTLLASPIMAAAAAVTGKLTDPRELF, from the coding sequence ATGAGTAAGACATTATTTGACAAAGTATGGGATTCACATGTAGTGCGTAAAATTGAAGATGGGCCAGATGTGTTTTTTATTGACCGCCATTTCATTCATGAAGTTACGAGCCCTGTTGCATTTTTAGGATTAAAATCCAGAAACGTAAAGGTTTTATACCCAGAACGTACTTTTGCTACTGCCGATCACAATACACCAACTATAAACCAGCATTTACCTGTTGCTGATGCACTTTCTGCCAATCAATTACAGGCATTGGAAGATAATTCAGCTGAATACGGAATTTCTCACTGGGGATTGGGTCATCAAAAAAATGGAATTGTACACGTAGTAGGTCCAGAAAACGGAATTACTTTGCCAGGTGCAACTATTGTTTGTGGGGATTCACACACTTCTACTCACGGTGCTTTTGGAGCGATTGCTTTTGGTATTGGAACTTCTGAGGTTGAAATGGTACTTTCTACTCAATGTATTATGCAGCCTAAGCCAAAGAAAATGCGTATCAACGTAAATGGTAAATTAAGCAAAGGTGTGGGACCAAAAGACGTTGCTCTTTATATTATTGCTCAATTGACTACTTCTGGAGGTACAGGATATTTCGCTGAATATGCAGGAAATGTATTCGAAGAAATGACAATGGAAGGCCGTATGACGGTTTGTAATCTAAGTATCGAAATGGGTGCCCGTGGAGGTATGATTGCTCCTGACCAGACTACTTTTGATTTCCTTGAAGGAAGATTATATGCTCCTAAAGGTGAAGCTTGGACTAAAGCAGTTGAATACTGGAAAACGTTGAAAACCGATGCTGATGCTATTTTTGATGCTGAATTAAACATCAAAGCGGAAGATATCGAACCAATGATTACTTATGGTACAAATCCTGGAATGGGAATTGGCATCACTAAACATATTCCAAACGCTAACCAAGTAGAAGGCGGTGAGGAAACTTATAAAAAATCGTTAGCTTATATGGGCTTTCAGGAGGATGATGTAATGATCGGTAAACAAATCGATTATGTTTTCTTGGGAAGCTGTACAAACGGACGTATTGAAGATTTTAGAGCTTTCGCTGAAATTGTAAAAGGCCGTAAAAAAGCAGACAACGTTACTGCTTGGTTAGTTCCAGGTTCTCACGTAGTTGAAGCACAAATTAAAGAAGAAGGTATTTTGGATATTTTAACTGATGCAGGATTTGTATTGCGTCAGCCAGGATGTTCTGCTTGTTTGGCAATGAATGATGATAAAGTTCCTGCTGGGAAATATGCAGTAAGTACTTCCAACAGAAACTTCGAAGGCCGTCAGGGTCCTGGTTCAAGAACGCTTCTTGCGAGTCCAATTATGGCCGCTGCCGCTGCTGTTACTGGAAAATTAACAGATCCTAGAGAGCTTTTTTAA
- the dnaE gene encoding DNA polymerase III subunit alpha — MYLIFDTETTGLPKRWDAPITDSDNWPRCIQIAWQLHDEMGTLIEHQDYLVKPEGFNIPYDAERIHGISTELALAEGISLAEVLDKFNVALGKAKFIVGQNLGFDVNIMGAELHRMGVDSPMSSMPVLDTCTEVTASLLKLPGGRGGKFKLPTLTELHEYLFSVPFAEAHNATADVEATTRCFLELIRREVFTKEELDVPKDYFEAFQNKNPKEIPLIGLKHINLKKASDAVREQLKALASDDKQTVVSDSDKQGLKEAKFAHLHNHTQFSVLQSTIGIGNLVSATAKNKFPAVSMTDTGNMMGAFHFVSAVMNHNKGASAKNKALTEAGEEPTETEIKPIVGCEFNICDNHLDKSKKDNGYQVVLLAKNKNGYHNLAKMASIAYVNGFYYVPRIDRTVVEKYKEDIMVLSGNLYGEIPSKILNIGENQAEEALIWWKEQFGDDFYLEIMRHNQEDENRVNKTLIEFSQKHNVKLIATNNTFYLNKEDANAHDILLCVKDGEKQATPIGRGRGYRYGLPNQEYYYKSEEEMKKLFSDLPEAIINIQEIVDKVETYSLYRDVLLPKYDIPEEFVDPEDEKDNGVRGENAYLRELTMIGARKRYGEITESIQERLDFELLTISNSGYPGYFLIVQDFIAEARKMDVSVGPGRGSAAGSAVAYCLGITNIDPIKYDLLFERFLNPDRVSMPDIDIDFDDEGRGRVMDYVINKYGANQVAQIITYGKMATKSAIRDTARVLDLPLFEADRIAKLIPGMMPSKWNLARFLSESEDEVKKALKGADEFELVKELIAIANEDDLAGETIQQAKILEGSMRNTGIHACGVIITPSDITNYVPVTTAKDSDLYVTQFDNSVAESAGLLKMDFLGLKTLTLIKDTVKLVKYRTGIELDPDTFPIDDVKTYELFQRGETVGIFQYESPGMQKYMKDLKPTVFGDLIAMNALYRPGPLEYIPSFVRRKNGDEEIQYDLDACAEYLSETYGITVYQEQVMLLSQSLAGFTKGEADVLRKAMGKKQKDVLDKMKPKFVEQASAKGHDAKVLEKIWKDWEAFASYAFNKSHSTCYAWIAYQTAFLKAHYPAEYMAAVLSNNMNDIKQVSFFMEECKRMGLQVLGPCVNESYYKFTVNDDYAVRFGMGAIKGVGSGAVATIVENRKDGKYKSIFDLAKRIDLRAANKKAIENLALAGGFDSFEGTTRAQYFHDDGDGITFYEKAMRYGSKYQENENSSQVSLFGESSDVQIAEPVVPPCEDWSTMEKLAKEKDVVGIYISGHPLDDYKFEMKYFCNAKLEALKNMEQYVGKNLTFGGIITNVQHRVAKNGKGWGTFVLEGYDESYEFKIFGEEYLKFRHFFIQNNFTFMKVLIKEGWVNQETGKKAEPRMQFVLVQYLQDVLSTFAKKLILLLNIKDIEAEFVHKLNHLFQEYKGDNTVAFEIMELEKIKRVVETTPEFEADEEAFVDENEEAGEIIEAKQVTEVEEIKVVTKLAMPSRKLKIQISNELLFELEKMQINFKLN; from the coding sequence ATGTACTTAATATTCGATACCGAAACTACTGGATTACCTAAGCGTTGGGATGCGCCCATCACAGATTCTGATAACTGGCCCCGCTGTATACAAATCGCCTGGCAGTTGCACGACGAGATGGGAACACTTATCGAACATCAGGATTATTTGGTAAAGCCGGAGGGGTTTAATATTCCCTATGATGCCGAGCGTATTCACGGAATTTCGACCGAATTGGCGCTGGCCGAAGGAATTTCTTTGGCCGAAGTTTTGGATAAATTCAATGTTGCATTAGGAAAAGCAAAATTTATTGTAGGGCAGAATTTAGGTTTCGACGTTAATATTATGGGAGCCGAACTGCACCGAATGGGAGTGGATTCTCCAATGAGTTCGATGCCGGTTCTGGACACCTGTACCGAAGTGACAGCTTCGTTGTTGAAACTGCCTGGTGGTCGTGGAGGAAAATTCAAATTGCCAACATTAACAGAATTACACGAATATTTATTCAGCGTTCCTTTTGCGGAAGCGCACAACGCAACTGCCGATGTTGAGGCAACTACACGCTGTTTCTTAGAGTTAATCCGTCGTGAAGTTTTTACCAAAGAAGAGCTCGATGTTCCAAAGGATTATTTCGAAGCCTTTCAAAATAAAAACCCGAAGGAAATTCCGTTAATCGGATTAAAACATATCAATTTAAAAAAAGCTTCGGATGCTGTTAGAGAACAGCTGAAAGCATTAGCTTCGGATGATAAACAGACCGTAGTTTCTGATTCGGACAAGCAAGGATTAAAAGAAGCCAAGTTTGCGCATTTGCACAATCATACACAGTTTTCGGTTTTGCAGTCGACTATCGGAATTGGGAATTTGGTATCGGCTACAGCTAAAAACAAATTTCCCGCAGTTTCGATGACCGATACTGGAAACATGATGGGGGCTTTCCATTTTGTGAGTGCAGTGATGAATCACAACAAAGGGGCTTCTGCCAAAAATAAAGCTTTGACCGAGGCTGGCGAAGAACCAACCGAAACCGAAATCAAACCTATTGTAGGCTGTGAATTCAATATTTGTGACAATCATTTGGATAAGTCCAAAAAAGACAATGGTTACCAAGTTGTTTTATTGGCCAAAAATAAAAATGGGTATCATAATCTGGCCAAAATGGCTTCTATCGCTTATGTGAATGGTTTTTATTATGTGCCAAGAATTGACAGAACCGTTGTCGAAAAATACAAGGAAGACATCATGGTGCTGTCTGGAAATTTATACGGAGAGATTCCGAGTAAAATTCTGAATATTGGTGAAAACCAAGCCGAAGAAGCTTTGATTTGGTGGAAAGAACAATTTGGAGATGATTTTTATCTCGAAATAATGCGCCACAATCAGGAGGATGAAAACCGTGTCAATAAAACCTTGATTGAGTTCTCACAAAAGCACAATGTTAAATTAATTGCGACCAATAATACTTTTTATTTAAACAAGGAAGATGCCAATGCGCACGATATTTTATTGTGTGTAAAAGACGGAGAAAAACAAGCCACACCAATTGGCCGTGGTCGAGGATATCGTTACGGACTGCCGAATCAGGAGTATTATTATAAGTCGGAAGAGGAGATGAAAAAACTCTTTTCGGATTTGCCCGAAGCTATTATCAACATTCAGGAAATTGTAGACAAGGTTGAAACATACTCGCTCTATCGCGATGTATTACTTCCAAAATACGACATTCCCGAAGAATTTGTTGATCCCGAAGACGAAAAAGACAATGGTGTTCGCGGTGAAAATGCCTATTTGAGAGAATTGACGATGATAGGTGCTAGAAAAAGATACGGTGAGATTACCGAATCGATTCAGGAACGTCTGGATTTTGAGTTATTGACGATTTCGAATTCCGGATATCCGGGTTACTTTTTGATTGTACAGGATTTCATTGCCGAAGCCCGAAAAATGGATGTTTCGGTTGGACCGGGACGTGGATCTGCAGCGGGGTCAGCAGTGGCGTATTGTTTGGGAATTACCAATATAGACCCAATTAAATATGACTTACTTTTTGAGCGTTTCCTAAACCCGGATCGTGTATCGATGCCCGATATTGATATCGATTTTGATGACGAGGGGCGTGGCCGTGTAATGGATTATGTAATCAATAAATACGGTGCCAATCAGGTGGCACAGATTATCACATATGGTAAAATGGCAACCAAATCGGCTATTCGTGATACGGCTCGTGTATTGGATCTGCCGTTGTTTGAAGCCGATAGAATTGCAAAACTGATTCCCGGAATGATGCCTTCCAAATGGAATTTGGCGCGTTTCCTTTCTGAATCAGAAGATGAGGTTAAAAAAGCATTAAAAGGGGCTGATGAATTTGAATTGGTAAAAGAATTAATCGCTATTGCCAACGAAGATGATCTGGCTGGAGAAACCATTCAGCAGGCAAAAATTCTGGAAGGTTCTATGCGAAATACCGGTATTCATGCGTGCGGTGTGATTATCACGCCATCGGATATTACCAATTATGTGCCTGTTACCACTGCCAAAGATTCTGATTTATATGTAACGCAGTTTGATAACTCGGTTGCAGAGAGTGCGGGACTGCTGAAGATGGACTTCTTGGGTCTGAAGACCCTGACCCTGATTAAGGACACGGTAAAACTGGTAAAATACCGAACCGGAATTGAACTCGATCCCGACACTTTCCCGATTGACGATGTCAAAACCTATGAGCTGTTCCAAAGAGGTGAAACCGTCGGAATCTTCCAATATGAGTCACCTGGGATGCAGAAATACATGAAGGATCTGAAGCCAACAGTTTTTGGGGATTTAATTGCAATGAACGCCTTGTATCGTCCGGGACCTTTGGAGTACATTCCGTCTTTCGTTCGAAGAAAAAATGGTGATGAGGAAATCCAATACGATCTCGATGCCTGTGCGGAATATTTGTCAGAGACTTATGGAATTACTGTTTATCAGGAGCAGGTAATGCTTTTGTCCCAGTCGCTGGCAGGATTTACCAAAGGTGAAGCCGACGTTTTGCGTAAAGCGATGGGAAAAAAACAAAAGGACGTTCTGGATAAAATGAAACCTAAATTTGTCGAGCAGGCTTCTGCCAAAGGCCATGACGCAAAGGTTTTGGAGAAAATCTGGAAAGACTGGGAAGCTTTTGCTAGTTACGCCTTTAATAAATCGCACTCGACCTGTTATGCATGGATTGCGTACCAAACCGCTTTCCTGAAAGCGCATTATCCAGCCGAATATATGGCGGCGGTACTTTCGAATAACATGAATGATATCAAGCAGGTATCGTTTTTTATGGAAGAATGTAAACGTATGGGACTTCAGGTTTTGGGGCCTTGCGTGAACGAGTCGTATTATAAATTTACGGTAAATGATGATTATGCGGTTCGTTTCGGAATGGGTGCTATAAAAGGTGTTGGATCCGGTGCTGTTGCCACGATTGTCGAAAACAGAAAAGACGGAAAATACAAGTCAATTTTTGATTTGGCGAAACGTATCGATCTGCGTGCCGCTAATAAAAAAGCGATTGAAAACCTGGCATTGGCTGGAGGTTTTGACTCGTTTGAAGGAACTACAAGAGCACAGTATTTTCACGATGATGGCGACGGAATTACCTTTTACGAAAAAGCCATGCGCTATGGTTCCAAGTATCAGGAAAACGAAAATTCCTCACAGGTAAGTCTGTTTGGCGAAAGCAGTGATGTACAGATTGCCGAACCGGTTGTGCCTCCGTGTGAAGACTGGAGCACGATGGAAAAATTGGCCAAGGAAAAAGATGTGGTAGGGATTTATATTTCGGGGCATCCATTGGACGACTATAAATTTGAGATGAAATATTTCTGTAATGCCAAGCTTGAGGCTTTGAAAAATATGGAACAGTATGTAGGCAAGAACCTGACTTTTGGCGGAATTATTACAAACGTTCAGCACCGGGTTGCAAAGAACGGAAAAGGATGGGGGACTTTTGTTCTTGAAGGATATGACGAAAGTTATGAATTTAAAATTTTTGGAGAAGAGTATTTAAAGTTTAGGCATTTCTTTATTCAGAACAATTTCACTTTCATGAAAGTGCTGATTAAGGAAGGCTGGGTGAATCAGGAAACCGGTAAAAAAGCAGAACCTAGAATGCAGTTTGTTTTGGTGCAGTATCTGCAGGATGTACTGAGCACTTTTGCTAAAAAATTGATTCTTTTGTTGAATATTAAAGATATTGAAGCTGAATTTGTTCATAAGCTGAATCATCTTTTCCAAGAGTATAAAGGCGACAATACTGTAGCTTTTGAAATCATGGAACTCGAAAAAATAAAACGAGTAGTTGAAACCACTCCCGAGTTTGAAGCAGATGAAGAAGCATTCGTGGATGAAAATGAAGAAGCAGGTGAAATAATCGAAGCCAAACAAGTCACTGAAGTCGAAGAAATAAAAGTAGTTACTAAATTAGCGATGCCTAGCCGAAAACTAAAAATTCAGATTTCGAATGAGCTTTTATTTGAACTAGAGAAAATGCAGATTAATTTTAAATTAAATTAG
- a CDS encoding outer membrane beta-barrel protein — protein MKTKIFLLGLLASAMTVAGQTTNNTTDSKKETWYFKLGGSYFIQTAATEFPTVNGSAPNTDVYAANGTTLVSRETNHGSFGEGFRTGLNVGYRFSPRLGVEMGFNYFSGKNKTMVETVNRLVFAGPVFVSGTAEGKITAFDLAPAVVLFLGETNGFEPYTKVGVIVPVHGDLTIETKRTYTTPAGALNTYAKDVVLPNPTVGFMAALGTSYKVGKNISLFAELEYRNFTVHGKSKETKEYTENGVDKLNTPTTFRPDASYSASHMNYVDQINTTSNSKVTNAAGFDNTKATDDISSYVGISGLGFTFGLKYSL, from the coding sequence ATGAAGACAAAAATATTTTTATTGGGATTATTGGCTTCTGCTATGACTGTGGCAGGGCAAACAACTAACAACACTACAGATAGTAAAAAAGAAACTTGGTATTTCAAATTAGGAGGTTCTTATTTTATACAAACTGCAGCAACTGAATTTCCAACTGTTAACGGTTCAGCTCCAAACACAGATGTATATGCTGCAAATGGGACTACTTTGGTTTCTAGAGAAACAAATCATGGTTCTTTTGGAGAAGGATTTCGTACAGGTTTAAATGTAGGATACCGTTTTTCACCGCGTTTGGGTGTCGAAATGGGATTTAATTATTTCTCAGGAAAAAACAAAACTATGGTTGAAACAGTTAACAGATTAGTTTTTGCTGGACCAGTTTTTGTATCAGGAACTGCCGAAGGTAAAATTACAGCTTTCGATTTAGCGCCTGCGGTTGTTTTGTTTTTAGGTGAAACTAACGGCTTTGAACCATATACTAAAGTAGGAGTGATTGTTCCTGTTCATGGAGATTTAACTATTGAAACAAAAAGAACATATACTACACCTGCTGGTGCTCTAAATACTTATGCAAAAGATGTAGTATTGCCAAATCCGACTGTTGGTTTTATGGCAGCTTTAGGAACATCGTACAAAGTAGGTAAAAATATTTCTCTTTTTGCAGAGCTAGAATACCGTAATTTTACTGTTCATGGAAAATCAAAAGAAACAAAGGAATATACAGAAAATGGTGTAGATAAATTAAATACTCCTACTACATTTCGTCCTGACGCATCCTATTCTGCAAGTCATATGAATTATGTTGACCAAATCAATACAACTTCAAATAGTAAAGTAACGAATGCTGCTGGTTTTGATAATACAAAGGCTACCGATGATATTAGTTCATACGTTGGAATTTCCGGTTTAGGTTTTACTTTTGGCTTGAAATACAGTCTGTAA
- the trxA gene encoding thioredoxin — protein MALAITDATFDEVVLKSDKPVMVDFWAAWCGPCRMVGPIIDELSSEYEGKVVVGKVDVDANQEFAAKYGVRNIPTVLVFHNGEVVGKQVGVAPKQTYADSLDALL, from the coding sequence ATGGCATTAGCAATAACAGATGCTACTTTTGATGAAGTAGTTTTGAAGTCAGATAAACCGGTAATGGTAGATTTTTGGGCAGCATGGTGCGGGCCTTGTAGAATGGTAGGGCCAATCATTGACGAACTAAGCAGCGAGTATGAAGGGAAAGTTGTTGTAGGGAAAGTTGATGTTGACGCAAACCAGGAATTTGCTGCAAAATATGGTGTTAGAAATATCCCGACAGTATTAGTTTTTCATAACGGAGAAGTAGTTGGAAAACAAGTTGGAGTAGCTCCAAAACAAACATATGCTGATAGTTTAGATGCTTTATTGTAA
- a CDS encoding DUF58 domain-containing protein: MKIESQIEKISSFQHLELLANQVVEGFISGMHKSPFHGFSAEFAEHKVYNTGESTKHIDWKLFAKTDRLYTKCFEEETNLRCHIIIDNSSSMHYPKLKDNQPFYESKIGFSVLASAVLMNLLKKQRDAVGLSIFSDSYEYYAPEKGSDRHHRMILNKLEGLLEVTKEKKQTDTITYLHQIAEKIHRRSMIILFTDMFQGENEEKLFNALQHLKHDKHKVVLFHVVDNETELKFDFDNAPRKFIDVETGDEVVIFADNVKEEYEKKVDAYFKKLALTCAQNKIKYIPVGVNESFEKILTAYLVEKQKFG; this comes from the coding sequence ATGAAGATCGAATCGCAGATAGAAAAAATATCCAGTTTTCAGCATTTGGAACTGCTGGCCAATCAAGTGGTGGAAGGCTTTATTTCGGGAATGCACAAAAGTCCTTTCCATGGATTTTCAGCTGAATTTGCTGAGCATAAAGTGTATAATACAGGGGAAAGCACCAAGCATATTGACTGGAAGTTATTTGCCAAAACAGACCGTTTGTATACCAAATGTTTTGAGGAAGAGACCAATTTGAGATGCCATATTATCATTGACAATTCCTCGTCGATGCATTATCCTAAATTGAAGGACAATCAGCCGTTTTATGAAAGCAAAATAGGTTTTTCGGTATTGGCATCGGCAGTTTTAATGAACCTGCTGAAAAAACAGCGTGATGCTGTGGGATTAAGCATTTTTTCAGACAGTTATGAATATTATGCACCAGAGAAAGGAAGCGACCGCCATCACAGAATGATATTGAATAAGCTGGAAGGTCTTTTGGAAGTCACCAAAGAAAAAAAACAGACAGATACGATCACCTATTTGCATCAGATTGCTGAGAAAATTCATCGCCGTTCGATGATAATTCTCTTTACCGATATGTTTCAGGGTGAAAATGAAGAAAAGCTTTTTAATGCGTTGCAGCATTTGAAACACGACAAGCACAAAGTGGTTTTGTTTCATGTTGTTGATAACGAAACGGAACTTAAATTTGATTTTGACAATGCCCCGAGAAAGTTTATTGATGTCGAAACAGGAGATGAGGTAGTGATTTTTGCAGATAATGTGAAAGAGGAATATGAAAAAAAAGTTGATGCATACTTTAAAAAGCTGGCGTTAACCTGTGCTCAGAATAAAATAAAGTACATTCCTGTGGGGGTTAACGAAAGTTTTGAAAAGATTTTGACAGCCTACCTTGTTGAAAAACAAAAGTTTGGGTAA
- a CDS encoding IS630 family transposase gives MQDESRFGLFTRNGRALTAKGVKPICTYQNIFRSTYIFGAFSPINGDSLVIELPYCNGDNFQIFLNELSKKKPEELKVVILDNGAFHKGKALIIPENIILIFLPPYSPELNPAELVWLNMKRKITNKIYKTMEELKIKLDQIVKELITEKFVKNLCSFDYFFI, from the coding sequence GTGCAAGACGAAAGCCGATTTGGATTATTTACCAGAAACGGCAGAGCCTTAACGGCAAAAGGGGTAAAGCCCATTTGCACTTACCAAAACATATTCAGATCAACCTATATTTTTGGAGCATTTTCCCCAATCAACGGGGATAGTTTAGTAATAGAATTGCCGTATTGTAATGGGGATAATTTTCAAATATTCTTAAACGAATTGTCAAAAAAGAAACCCGAAGAATTAAAAGTAGTTATTTTAGATAATGGTGCTTTTCACAAAGGAAAAGCGTTAATCATTCCAGAAAACATAATACTTATTTTTCTTCCACCATATTCTCCAGAACTCAATCCAGCAGAACTTGTTTGGCTTAATATGAAAAGGAAAATTACTAACAAAATCTACAAAACAATGGAAGAACTTAAAATTAAATTAGATCAGATAGTCAAAGAATTGATAACTGAAAAGTTTGTTAAAAATCTATGCAGTTTTGACTATTTCTTTATTTAA
- a CDS encoding helix-turn-helix domain-containing protein — protein MANSKKIIVTESELELKRLMRQQPIHKKNRIQMLLILKKTKHSLSKIELAAILKVNHNTAQKWRKAYFEKGIDGLLFDRRIGYKKSIITSEIHQAIQQRLNSPKDAFTSYVDLIHWIVENYIPQGINYHTVNKYVKRHFGAKLKVSRKSHVKKDLNAVESFKKTSQ, from the coding sequence ATGGCAAATTCAAAAAAAATAATCGTAACAGAAAGTGAATTGGAACTTAAGAGATTAATGCGACAACAACCAATTCACAAAAAAAACCGTATTCAAATGTTGTTAATTCTTAAGAAAACTAAACATTCATTGAGTAAAATAGAACTCGCCGCTATTTTGAAAGTCAACCACAATACGGCTCAAAAATGGCGAAAGGCTTATTTTGAAAAAGGAATTGATGGATTACTGTTTGATCGAAGAATTGGTTATAAAAAATCTATAATCACTAGTGAAATCCATCAAGCAATTCAACAAAGGCTAAACTCTCCAAAAGATGCCTTTACCTCTTATGTAGATTTAATTCATTGGATTGTTGAGAATTACATTCCTCAAGGCATAAATTACCACACAGTAAATAAATATGTGAAAAGGCATTTTGGTGCCAAATTAAAAGTATCTAGAAAAAGTCATGTAAAAAAAGACCTCAACGCTGTGGAATCTTTTAAAAAAACTTCTCAATAA
- a CDS encoding IS4 family transposase, with amino-acid sequence MLHTKGGIGFLLHPSFVIDAYSFVPYGFSDVKIWNRPLEKLTKKERNYNLLPIEEKESYKWIESSQKSKEVLEKSKKVIIIQDREGDIYEQFAMIPDQKTELLVRARANRTLLNKVKLFSFIANEPLKGKYTIELEGDKRRNINKREATLEVRFSEVTIQKNDLVSKNAPKSLDLYIIEAKEIGDNIDNPICWRLLTTIKVLDLDTALKCIEWYTCRWIIEEVFRILKKEGFNIEASELGSAKSIRKLSLMMMETIVKLFLMQIAYSIPEEEIEARSCFSDQELECLEYQMIKLEGKTEKLKNPHIQKDLKRYVWVIARLGGWKGYASGRKPGITTFSIGIQKFASIMEGWQLFLDVSTR; translated from the coding sequence ATGCTGCATACAAAAGGAGGAATTGGATTTTTACTGCATCCTAGTTTCGTTATAGATGCTTATAGTTTTGTTCCGTATGGCTTTTCAGATGTAAAAATATGGAACAGGCCTTTAGAGAAACTTACAAAAAAGGAAAGGAATTATAATTTGCTTCCAATTGAAGAAAAGGAATCTTATAAATGGATAGAATCTTCCCAAAAATCCAAGGAAGTTTTAGAGAAATCAAAAAAAGTCATCATCATTCAGGATCGAGAAGGTGATATTTATGAGCAATTTGCAATGATTCCAGATCAAAAGACGGAATTATTGGTAAGAGCAAGAGCAAACAGAACGCTACTAAACAAGGTTAAATTGTTTAGTTTTATAGCCAATGAACCTCTTAAAGGGAAATATACGATAGAATTAGAAGGTGATAAAAGAAGAAATATAAACAAACGGGAAGCTACCTTAGAAGTTAGATTTTCTGAAGTAACTATCCAAAAAAATGATTTAGTTTCAAAGAATGCACCCAAAAGCCTTGATTTATATATCATCGAAGCAAAAGAAATTGGCGATAACATTGATAATCCAATATGCTGGAGATTACTAACAACCATTAAAGTCTTAGACCTAGACACAGCCTTAAAATGTATCGAATGGTATACTTGTAGATGGATTATAGAAGAGGTTTTTAGAATTCTAAAAAAGGAAGGATTTAATATAGAAGCAAGCGAATTAGGTTCTGCAAAATCTATTCGAAAATTGTCTTTAATGATGATGGAGACAATTGTCAAACTATTTTTAATGCAAATAGCATATAGTATTCCAGAGGAAGAAATAGAAGCGAGAAGTTGTTTTTCAGATCAAGAACTTGAATGTTTAGAATATCAAATGATAAAATTAGAAGGAAAAACAGAAAAATTAAAAAATCCTCATATCCAAAAGGATTTAAAAAGATATGTTTGGGTTATTGCAAGGCTTGGTGGATGGAAAGGATATGCAAGTGGGAGAAAACCAGGAATAACCACTTTCTCTATCGGAATACAGAAATTTGCTTCAATAATGGAGGGATGGCAATTGTTTTTAGATGTGTCCACACGGTAG